DNA sequence from the Larus michahellis chromosome Z, bLarMic1.1, whole genome shotgun sequence genome:
CTCTTTTGTGTGAAGGGACACAAATGTAATCTTTTATCTTCTGCTCTCTTCTTGGATTCATTTAGAGATGGGCCATTATTTCAAAGTCACAgatgaaaaatgtcaaaaaactGTGGCACAGGGAACAAATGAAGAATGAagccaaggagaagaaggaggtAGGTTGCAGATGGTGCTAAGTTGGAGGAAGGatagcacattttttttccaaaacaattaAGCAGCATTGTTGTCATTCCCACCCCTCCAAAAAAGCTTCAGTTTGTTCTTACTGGTGTGAAGAAATGTTCTTCATCAGTAATTGTAAAGAGTGGGAATCTCACAAAGCCTGGTTACAGCTGTTTAatacgttttgtttttttttttttttttttttttacaccaggCAGAAGATCTCTTGAGAAGAGAGAAGAACCTGGAGGAAGCTAAAAAAGTTGTTATCAAGAATGATACTAGTCTTCCGGAGCCAAAATGTGTAAGATCCAGCGTGCTTGATACATGGCCTGTGTTAGAGCGTCTTGTCTGCACAAAGATAGGGCCTGTCTCTGCGCTCTGGCTCTGACAGCTGTTGAAGGCCACTCTCTTTTTGCTGCCCATAAATGCAACTTTGTTTTTCTGGTTATCCGTGTCCTCTAGGACATAGACTTCAGTCTTTCTTATGCACTTGGTGGGTATCTGAACCTTAGTTCACGCATCAGACTTCtctgtgtctgtgtttgtgtgctgGTAGAGACCATACTTCTGTTTTAGAAAGTTTGTTAGTTTTGCCTTGTTTGTAATAAGTTATTGAGGCACGTTCTTATTTGGCTGTTGGAGGGTGCTGCTGGATTTGGTGGTTTGGTGCAGTCCTTCGCTTAGTCAGCAGATACTACGTGTGCCGCTCTGCGACGGGTTTTTGGGTGGACTCTGTGTAGAAGGGATTTCTAATACACGTGTAGAAGGTGGTTTTGATTGGAGCCCTGCGCTCTCATGGCTGCTCTTTGGGAAAGGGGCAGCCGGGCCCAGCTGTGCTGAAATCACAGTCTCTTCTACACCGGTGCACTGTAGCAGGCTTTAACTGCCTCAGCCATGATCCGTTTTGAAGGTGCCCATTGGGTTTATGGACTCTGGAAATGCTGTCTGAATGTACTGCCTGCGATATAACTCGCTAAAATACTCTTTCCTTACTAAACAGCTGTTCAGTATTGACAGCTGTGCTTACCGGGTGGGACTTTGCTTCAGGTGCTTCTGGGAGGAGTTTTGGGGAGGGAGGTGTCCTATACACTTGTATTTTAAGTAATTATGCGAGAAATACCATCTAAATGGTGAATCGTCTCTCTTATTTGATTGCTTTTATCCCCTGCTTTACAGGTGAAGATTGATGCTCTGAAGGCTTACAGAGGCCAGAGAGTGAAGATTTTTGGCTGGATTCACAGATTACGGAGACAAGGTAAACCACAGGCGTTTAGAAGTTACTGAACCTGTGCAGAGAGATGGAACACATTCGGTAGCCGTCAGAATTTGGATGCTTTATATGAATCAGACAGCACctattcttacatttttaaaccACCAATTAGGTGCCGCCTTTGGTTTATCACAGTGGTTGCTACAACACTGAAAACACTGCATGATGTATGAGCATATAGACGCTTCCTAGTTGAAATCATATGGGATTGTCAGTTTGGAGGCTAGTCCTGCAGAATTTCTTCAGAAGAAGACTTGGTTTGTGTTTTAAACTGTTCCTGCAAACTGAGGAGCTAACTAGTAGTGAAATCAGCAAATTGGAATTTTGAAGTTATATAAAGAAGCAtgacttctaaaataaatttagGGAGTAATACCTGCTATCAGAGTGGTGGGCATTCTGGTCAGCACAGTGGCCTTGGTTGGGGGGTGGAAGTGCAAGGCAGAGGTAGTTCTGACTCCCCAGGTGTTGGTTCAGATTATCACTGAAGAACTTGACGAAGCGGTTGTGGATCCTGGATATCACGAGCAGTTTCTAGCAAATTCTTGTTGTAAGTAGATGCttttgcagagaggtgggtgagCAGGGTGACATCACTTCATCTGTGTTAGGTGTACCCTGGGCCTGTGCGTTCAGCATTTCTGCATGCGGACTCGTAGTCCCTCGGGGCGTCTGAGGCTATGTCGTGGCCAAACAGTCTCAACCCTGTTGAGGATGGAGCAGGCTTTGCTCTTGATGTCTGTTGAAACTTACTTTAACTTGTTATACAGAACGCAGCTCTGTGAAAGGCTTCCGTGACGGTGCTAATGATTTGGTGTTTACCTggagcatttttgttttttaaaatggaagaatgtGATCACCGTCCCTTAATGATCTCCATATCAGTGATTAATATGTCTTGGGACATACTGTCCGAATGCTGTCTGTTCAGATGGATCTGTGAATAAAGCTGAGactctctggggtttttttcttctctttctaacTAGGAAAGAATTTGATGTTTGTTGTTTTGAGAGATGGCACAGGTTTTCTTCAGTGTGTCCTGTCAGATGATCTGGTAAGTTGTGATGATTTAATTATGTTCTGTCATTAAATAAGCAAAGTGCTCATACctcatctgttttccttttatatagACATTTGGAAGTTCTCCTAAACCTACTGATTAAGTTGTATGGTTGTTAAATTGTACCTCCTGCCGCTAGAGTTTTTTGTCAGTGTGAGAACTATTTATAAGTGACTATGAGTTAATCGTGTCTGTTACTGCAATATATGTCATAGGAAACATAGAGAATTACTGTAACCatgcctttgtttctttttctctctgtagtgTCAGTGTTACAACGGGCTAATTCTCTCTACGGAGAGCAGTGTTGCAGTGTACGGTACGCTCAACCTTGTTCCGGAAGGCAAGCAGGTACGGGAGTTGGCGTGTTTGCGTTCTCCCTCCCTTCAACAGTTTATCACTTTCCTGATGGACAGAGAAGCAGAGGTGGAAATAATTAGATTATTTCGGAGGGAATTTGGTTTAGAGAAAAGAACAAACCtcccaaagctgctgctgtcCCCCCCCAGTTCAGTGTGACAGATGAACTGTGTGACTGTTCTGCTCACGGTATGGTACTGCTCACAGTGTTTCGGACATCGAGAACGCATCGTGTTTTCATGTCTCATCACAATGATGCGATGCTTTTATGTAACAAACTCACCAGATTTGTAAGAATCTGTTGATTAGATTTTGAAAATCTGCGTTTATACCCTGAAAATACCGTgaatgaaaaaataccattttatggGAGAGAAGCGCAGTGTGACCCACACGGGGGAGCTGGTGAGACCAGAAATGGAGAGGTCTGTTCTGCAcctgggcagggctgagcctggcGTGGGGACACACCTCCGCTTGCTGCGGGGCAGCAGATAGGGCAGGGGAGATTAGCCGGCATGGAACTGCTCTTTTCACACGGGGGCGAGGTGCTGCCTGGTGCAGAGGGATTGATTGTTCGGGTGTCTGACCAAGAAACTCAGAGGTACCATAGCGAGCTAGTTCTTCCTCTGCTGTGATCTAAGCAAGCTTTTTCAACTTGTTTGAAGTTTGCTATGCAGCAGGAGAACCTGGCTCAAATAGTACAAAGATGCTGACATCCAAGGGGCAAAAAGTGGgcttctgaaatttttctttctcctcaaatTGGCAGGCTCCAGGAGGCCACGAGCTGAACTGTGATTACTGGGAGCTTATTGGTCTGGCCCCCGCAGGAGGGGCTGACAATCTGCTCAATGAGGATTCGGAGGTTGATGTGCAACTTAACAACAGGCATATGATGATTCGAGGGGAGAATATGTCCAAAATCTTCAAGGTGCGCTCCATGGTAGTACAGGCCTTCAGGGATCATTTCTTTGCCAATGGATATTATGAAGTAAGTATATTTTCCTTTGTCAGCAAATGACTACTTGAATGTCCTGGCTTCAAGGCCAtctttttcctggaaaaactGTAGACTCTCTAATTGACCTGAAAGGGGCAAACGAAAAGCTGTATATTAGGAAACTATTATTTGGTTGCTTTCATAGACATAGACACTCAAAGGTGTGTAGACACACTGGGGCGTGTAAGTGTTACAGCGTGATTCACAAACAGCCCGCGTTCCTCTTTTTAACGTGCTGAGGGGTATCAGACTGAAGTACTTGTGTGTGTGCGTACACAGGCTTTGTAGGATGATGTTCTGGAAGAGTGTGTCTTACCTCACTGCTCTTGTGTGTTGTCATCATTGTCCTTAATTCTTCACTCAAGTAATGACATCCTGTTCTTTAACAGGTCACTCCGCCAACTTTAGTCCAGACGCAGGTGGAAGGAGGCTCAACCCTATTCAAATTGGACTATTTTGGTGAAGAGGCATACTTGACGCAATCGTCCCAGCTCTATCTGGAGACCTGCATTCCAGCGTTAGGAGATGTCTTCTGTGTTGCTCAGTCATACAGAGCTGAGCAGTCCAGGACCCGCAGGCACTTGGCAGAGTATGGACAGAGTATACTTTGCTCTTTATGTAGAAGTGAATTTATAAAGCTGGGGGTGGCAGGCGGTTGGATGACAGAACGTACAGTGAGCAGACAACATAATGCTGATGCAGAAGGACTGAGCAAAAGTCTGTTTGGGGGTGGGAGATAATACCTTGTCTCCGTGAACGTCCAGCTGGTCATAATACGTTGACGTTTAGTCAAGGAAAATCTGGGCGAAACAGAGCTCATACATTGTTAGGAAGCTTTGTCTCTTTAGAAAATACAATTCATCAGTTCatgctgttgtctttttttttttttttatggcttcaTTTTCTTTACGGTGTAGAAGTGGGATAAATGAAAAGGGGGACAAAAGTGTGTATTCTTGGGTTGTGGGAGCTTTTTCTCGTGAGAATTTTTTCATAACTAAAGATCTGTTGCTTGTGCATGGTTTTGTAACCGCAtgactttgtttttcagataCACTCACATTGAAGCTGAATGTCCTTTTATAACTTTCGAGGATTTATTGGACCGTCTGGAGAGCTTGGTTTGTGACGTAGTGGACAGAGTCTTGAAATCACCTGCATCAAGCTTACTGTATGACCTCAACCCGGTAGGCACAATGGGGAACAGTCGGGAATAGCCAAGAAAATATAATCTTTAGCCTTTCCTGATCAGCATGTTCATCTGGGGAAGGCAGGGCATGGCAGCGAGCTCTGCTTGCttactattattaataataagaaaaaatactaaataacgtcaaaagaatgaaaatgctgCAAGGCTGGTAATGACTCTTCTAGaagcagggggctgtgggggaagAAGCTCCCTGCCAGCGAGTTGCAGGAGTGCTGGGATTATCCCAGTGTGCTGGGATTTATTGCAATGTGCACTGTACCAGTGGAATAAACCCCTCTAACCCAGAGCTCGTAATATTGATCGGCTGGTACTTGCAGATTGAGCACAAGGGAGCAATGAAACAACTGGTGTTTTACTTTCTACCCTGGAATGTGGAGCTCTGTAAAGCTATTTTCATTTGTTAGAGACCCTTTGTCTTCTGGTGCCTTTGCAAAGAAGATGGCTTTAAGAGACTGCTGACTTTATTTCTGTCGCTAGCGTTTCTCTCAGAACGCATAGAAATTCAGTCATCTCTTATTTTGAGCTGTTTTCCTGATAAACACTGGGAGGTTCAGTTTTAAATTTGGGCTGAGGCGGGGGCAGGAGGTAGGAGACAGCAGAAGCACAACCCCCCTCACAAAGGCGGGTTCTGAAGCCGATCTGTGCGCagggaaacaaaaatgttcttctgtGGCCTTGCGAGTGAACCTCTGCTAATGGCTGAGTTTGAAACACCTGCGCACGCAACGAATTtgtacagaaaaggaaacagctttgaaaattcttcctcccttctctcctgccATCTTTCTCAGCTTCTTTTCTGTGAGCTTTACTGGGCTTGGAAGGTGGTTGGGTTTGGTTCTTGGGTTTTAGTACTGAgcttgatttgtttgtttgtttatttattaagtaATTGTTGATGTGTGAGCTGGAAAGAGTAGTGTGTGTGCTTCAAGCCTGGAAGTGGACTTGCTGATTAACTAGAAAGGTAGTATTCTTTAAAACTGGTACTCTTCAACTGTCTACTCTGATTTACAGGGCTTCCAGCCCCCTAAACGTCCTTTCCGACGAATGAACTATACTGAAGCCATTGAGTGGTTAAAGGAACACGATGTGAAGAAGGAAGATGGCACTTACTATGAGTTTGGAGAAGTAAGTCTTTCTGAGCCTCTGTAGGAATTACAACCAAAGAAAATCCCCCTGCCCCGCACTAAGGGTGTGCAAGTCCCGTGAAGAACAGCATGTTTGGCCCGTGGTGCTATTGGGTGTACTGTCGGTGTGTAACTCTGGTGTGGTTTGTGTGGAATGGTAGCGGGAAGGTATGAAATCGTAGTCCCATGTAAGTTAAAGGGAGTTTTGCTGTAAACTTCAGCAAGGCCTGGATTTTTGTCTGGACTGTGCTGGCAGGTGTAGTGATGTCGTATTGGGGAAGGCAAGCGTGGGATGGGTTTTCACGTGATGTCTTTGAACGTTGGAATCAAAATCTGTGTTGTCATCTGTCCGTCTGTTCTGTCTTGCTCTTCTCCAACATGCAAGGCAAAGTGATTTGAATCTCAAGAGGACTTGATGCTGTAGCCACAGTCATCAAAGGATTTAAGACAAATGAGATTTTTAGGAGGAGATCATACAATTGTTAAACTTCAAAGTCTGCACAGCGTATTCAGGGGGAACCTTGGCAGCTCAAAACagatgtgttgggttttttgctgttaCTGCTTTTCCCATTTGTATCAAAGATGACAGAGATGAAGGGAGGGAAGGGCCTTCAAACTGCCCTGAACTGAAGGTTCTGGAGGGAAATAAGGattcttccctgcctgcccccattGTGGGCTAACACGTGCTTTGTGAGCTGCCCTTGCACAAGGCCCGTGTTCCTTGCGTTTTCCTTGCTGTGCGTGCTCTAGTGGCTCCTCCGGCCCCCTTTCCGTGGCAGTCAGTGCTGTAGTGCAGTGTGGGGTCGGATTAAAACAAGTAACAGGTATGGCTGTCTTCtcctatgaaagaaaaaatctaaTCTTCTGACTTTAACTCGGAATCTAAGAAAAGCGTGACACCATTGGTGCAATAGAAGTTTAAATTAAACCTTTCAGGGATAGTTTAACAAGCCGTGATCACATCATCACTGATGTTCCCTGCCTGTCAGTGTAACTGGTGCCATCCTTCACTTCTCCCCAGTTTTAAACAGTAAAATTGCTGAATTAATCAAAATGAAACTTCTGCTAGGTGTTTCACAGTTTATCAAATTTCAGTCTGAAAACTTTAACCTAAATAACACTAGGCTCCTCTGTGTAACTCATCAGTTGAGCTTTTTAGAAATAGCCCATATACATAACAAGAAAACACTGAAACTTCTTAGTCTTGAGGTTTGTGGAAAACGGTATTGGGGAGAAAGGAGATAAGGCTCTTCAGTGTTTGCTGGTTGTTTGGGAAGTCTGCATTTCAGGTTAGGTTTTTCCTCAGATTTCTGTCAGAAACATTGGGAAGACTTGGATTTTAATTGAACAGATATTTTTCCCCTGATATTTatgttcttaaatatatttttttctaggataagtttgttttaaaaatataggtGTATAGGATGAATGTGCGGATAC
Encoded proteins:
- the NARS1 gene encoding asparagine--tRNA ligase, cytoplasmic, with protein sequence MAGEVLGRTAALALEELYVSEREGNDSTGDGTQKKPFKTVLKALMTAGKEPFPTIYVDSQKENERWAIISKSQMKNVKKLWHREQMKNEAKEKKEAEDLLRREKNLEEAKKVVIKNDTSLPEPKCVKIDALKAYRGQRVKIFGWIHRLRRQGKNLMFVVLRDGTGFLQCVLSDDLCQCYNGLILSTESSVAVYGTLNLVPEGKQAPGGHELNCDYWELIGLAPAGGADNLLNEDSEVDVQLNNRHMMIRGENMSKIFKVRSMVVQAFRDHFFANGYYEVTPPTLVQTQVEGGSTLFKLDYFGEEAYLTQSSQLYLETCIPALGDVFCVAQSYRAEQSRTRRHLAEYTHIEAECPFITFEDLLDRLESLVCDVVDRVLKSPASSLLYDLNPGFQPPKRPFRRMNYTEAIEWLKEHDVKKEDGTYYEFGEDIPEAPERLMTDTINEPILLCRFPAEIKSFYMQRCHDDSRLTESVDVLMPNVGEIVGGSMRTWDSEELLEGYRREGIDPTPYYWYTDQRKYGTCPHGGYGLGLERFLTWILNRHHIRDVCLYPRFVQRCKP